The following coding sequences lie in one Flavobacterium sp. 20NA77.7 genomic window:
- the ribD gene encoding bifunctional diaminohydroxyphosphoribosylaminopyrimidine deaminase/5-amino-6-(5-phosphoribosylamino)uracil reductase RibD, whose amino-acid sequence MNTHEFYMNRCLQLAKNGLGTTYPNPLVGSVIVHEGKIIGEGWHRKSGEPHAEVVAIQSVKDKTLLKEATLYVNLEPCSHFGKTPPCCDLILQHDIPNVVIGTIDSHSKVAGKGIHKLKQQGKNVIVGVLEDTCLALNKRFFTYHTKNRPYIILKWAETKDGFIAPIMPELTEHNQLQPIWITNVFSRQLVHKWRSEEEAILVGTKTVLTDNPHLNTRDWAGKNPIRLVFDKSGKINPNFNVKDNKHTTIIFTEQENYKNSDHTNYENVIFDKNLIFNILKIAFEKNISSILVEGGRETLQSFIDIDLWDEIRMFTGNEKFGSGIKAPVFNGKPIFEQTLNGDQLKIFCNYD is encoded by the coding sequence ATGAATACCCATGAATTTTACATGAATCGTTGCCTACAATTGGCTAAAAATGGATTAGGAACAACCTATCCCAATCCTCTTGTAGGTAGTGTTATTGTGCATGAGGGTAAAATAATTGGTGAAGGATGGCACAGAAAATCAGGCGAACCTCATGCAGAAGTTGTTGCTATTCAATCTGTTAAAGACAAAACACTTTTGAAAGAAGCAACCCTATATGTCAATTTAGAACCTTGTAGCCACTTTGGCAAAACACCTCCTTGTTGTGATTTAATTTTACAACATGACATTCCAAATGTAGTCATTGGCACGATAGATTCGCACTCAAAAGTAGCTGGAAAAGGGATTCACAAACTAAAACAGCAAGGAAAAAATGTGATAGTAGGTGTTTTAGAAGACACATGTTTAGCACTCAACAAGCGCTTTTTTACCTATCATACTAAAAATAGGCCTTATATTATATTAAAATGGGCAGAAACAAAAGATGGATTTATAGCTCCCATAATGCCAGAACTTACTGAACACAATCAATTACAACCCATTTGGATTACGAATGTCTTTTCACGGCAACTTGTACACAAATGGCGTAGTGAAGAAGAGGCAATTTTAGTAGGCACAAAGACTGTACTTACAGACAATCCTCATTTAAATACTAGAGATTGGGCAGGTAAAAATCCGATTCGACTTGTATTTGATAAATCGGGTAAAATAAATCCAAATTTTAATGTTAAAGACAATAAACATACTACAATAATTTTTACAGAACAAGAAAATTATAAAAATTCAGATCATACTAATTATGAAAATGTTATATTTGATAAAAATCTCATTTTCAATATTTTAAAAATTGCATTTGAGAAAAACATATCCTCTATATTGGTAGAAGGTGGTCGTGAAACACTACAATCTTTTATAGATATAGATTTATGGGATGAAATTCGAATGTTTACAGGTAATGAAAAATTTGGTAGCGGGATAAAAGCACCTGTGTTTAATGGAAAACCAATATTTGAACAAACCCTAAACGGAGATCAACTTAAAATTTTCTGTAATTATGATTGA
- a CDS encoding HAD family hydrolase, whose amino-acid sequence MIDAIIFDFGNVFINLDANAPLEALKKLGVTDWNEELDYLNKSYETGKIDELTFMQGIQKQLPQAELVEIREAWNSILLDFPLYRLEFLQMLTSKYKLYLLSNTDATHIEKFEHKVGQSFAREFYSCFEKVYFSFEFGFRKPEAKAFQFVLNNHNLTPKKTLFIDDKLENIKAAEELGIQTWHLQVGQEDVVDLFQKNIL is encoded by the coding sequence ATGATTGATGCAATTATTTTTGATTTTGGTAATGTGTTTATCAATTTAGACGCAAATGCTCCATTAGAAGCCTTAAAAAAATTAGGTGTAACGGATTGGAATGAAGAACTTGATTACTTGAATAAGTCTTACGAAACGGGCAAAATTGATGAATTAACATTTATGCAAGGTATTCAAAAACAATTACCTCAAGCAGAATTAGTAGAAATTAGAGAAGCATGGAACAGTATTCTACTAGATTTTCCCTTATACCGGTTAGAATTTTTACAAATGCTAACGTCAAAATATAAATTATATTTATTAAGCAATACAGACGCTACTCATATTGAAAAGTTTGAACACAAAGTCGGACAATCTTTTGCAAGAGAATTTTATAGTTGTTTTGAAAAAGTTTATTTTTCATTTGAATTTGGTTTTAGAAAGCCAGAGGCTAAAGCCTTTCAATTTGTACTAAACAATCATAACCTAACACCTAAAAAAACATTATTTATTGACGACAAACTTGAAAATATCAAAGCTGCTGAAGAACTTGGCATACAAACTTGGCATCTTCAAGTAGGTCAAGAAGATGTTGTTGATTTATTCCAAAAAAACATTCTATAA
- a CDS encoding IMPACT family protein — MNIKDTYKTIAASVSEILFKEKNSKFIGYAFPIHHEEEVKTYIETLKKEHFSARHWCYAYQIGTEQLKFRANDDGEPNNSAGMPIYGQIQSFEVTNTLVVVVRYFGGVKLGVGGLISAYKTCAQLTLAAAEIVEKTIDQHFILTFDYKNMNKVMRIIKEKNLTIVNQKMELNCQIEIATRKKYAEEIFDLLTNTFEIKIDRL; from the coding sequence ATTAATATAAAAGACACCTACAAAACAATAGCAGCATCTGTTTCTGAAATTTTATTTAAAGAAAAAAATAGTAAATTCATTGGATATGCTTTTCCTATACACCATGAAGAAGAGGTAAAAACATACATTGAAACTTTAAAAAAAGAACATTTTTCTGCAAGACATTGGTGCTATGCGTATCAAATTGGAACAGAACAACTAAAATTTAGAGCCAATGATGACGGGGAACCTAATAACAGTGCCGGCATGCCTATTTATGGCCAAATTCAATCCTTTGAAGTTACAAACACATTAGTTGTAGTTGTGCGCTACTTTGGAGGTGTAAAATTGGGTGTAGGAGGTTTAATTTCTGCTTACAAAACATGTGCGCAACTTACCTTAGCCGCTGCCGAAATTGTAGAAAAAACAATTGATCAGCATTTTATTCTTACTTTTGACTATAAAAACATGAATAAAGTTATGCGCATTATTAAAGAAAAGAATCTTACTATTGTTAATCAAAAAATGGAATTAAACTGTCAAATTGAAATTGCAACACGAAAAAAATATGCAGAAGAAATTTTTGATTTACTTACAAACACATTTGAAATCAAAATAGACCGTTTATAA
- a CDS encoding acyl-CoA thioesterase, whose translation MKDYQFQVRVRYAETDQMGVVYHGNYAQYFEMGRVEWLRSLGVSYKWMEENGVMLPVVSLQMNYKKPAYYDDLLTVKTIFKCQTSVKIEFDYEIYNEAGVLLTTGYSMLVFVDKKTGKPTLPPHYVTDKLKNL comes from the coding sequence ATGAAAGATTATCAATTTCAAGTTAGAGTTAGATATGCTGAAACAGATCAAATGGGAGTCGTGTATCATGGTAATTATGCACAATATTTTGAAATGGGAAGGGTAGAGTGGTTAAGAAGTCTTGGTGTTTCTTATAAATGGATGGAAGAAAATGGTGTCATGTTACCTGTTGTCTCCTTGCAAATGAATTATAAAAAACCCGCCTATTATGACGACTTATTAACAGTGAAAACTATTTTTAAATGTCAAACCTCAGTAAAAATTGAGTTTGATTATGAAATTTATAATGAAGCAGGTGTTTTGTTAACTACAGGATATTCAATGTTGGTTTTTGTGGATAAAAAAACTGGCAAACCCACATTGCCCCCTCATTATGTTACAGATAAATTAAAGAATTTATAA
- the dnaA gene encoding chromosomal replication initiator protein DnaA, which yields MNKATAVWNNCLSFIKDNIQDQAYKTWFEPIVAINLTEDNALHIQVPSKFFYEWLEEHYVTILKTALTKELGNQAKLVYKIRMENTYGNKLPFTEQIPSTHRSSVKTQEIDVPISNKNPELKNPFIIPGIRNVKIESQLNANYSFDNFLEGDSNRLARSAGMAVANKPGGTSFNPLLIFGGVGLGKTHLAHAIGVEIKDKYPEKTVLYISAEIFTQQYIEAVKKNTRNDFIHFYHLIDVLIIDDVQFLSGKAGTQDVFFHIFNHLHQNGKQVILTSDKAPVDMQDIEQRLLSRFKWGLSAELHQPDYETRISILKNILYRDGVEMPDEIVEYVAKHIKTNVRELEGAIISLIAQSSFNKREVTLELAKQVVEKFVKNIKREISIDYIQKVVSDYFQIDTETLKSKTRKRHIVQARQLAMFFAKKFTKSSLANIGNVIGDRDHATVLHACKTVDNLVATDKQFRKFVEDINKKLSA from the coding sequence ATGAATAAAGCGACCGCTGTATGGAATAATTGCCTCTCATTTATTAAAGACAATATTCAAGATCAAGCTTACAAAACTTGGTTTGAACCTATTGTAGCAATTAACCTTACCGAGGACAATGCTTTACACATTCAAGTGCCTAGTAAATTTTTTTACGAATGGTTGGAAGAACATTATGTGACCATTTTAAAAACAGCATTAACTAAAGAACTTGGAAACCAGGCAAAGTTAGTGTACAAAATTAGAATGGAAAACACTTATGGCAATAAACTTCCATTTACCGAGCAAATTCCTAGTACACATCGCTCTTCAGTTAAGACACAAGAAATAGATGTGCCTATTAGCAATAAAAATCCTGAATTAAAAAATCCTTTTATCATTCCTGGAATTAGAAATGTAAAAATTGAGTCGCAATTAAATGCTAATTACAGTTTTGATAATTTTTTAGAAGGAGACTCTAACCGATTAGCAAGAAGTGCAGGCATGGCCGTTGCTAACAAACCAGGTGGAACATCATTTAATCCTTTATTGATTTTTGGCGGTGTAGGTCTTGGAAAAACCCATTTAGCGCATGCTATTGGTGTTGAAATTAAAGATAAATATCCTGAAAAAACAGTGTTATATATTTCTGCCGAAATATTTACACAACAATATATTGAAGCTGTTAAAAAGAATACTCGAAATGATTTTATTCATTTCTATCATTTGATAGATGTATTAATTATTGACGATGTACAATTTTTATCAGGTAAAGCAGGTACGCAAGACGTGTTTTTCCACATATTCAACCATTTACACCAAAATGGCAAACAAGTAATTCTTACCTCTGATAAAGCGCCAGTTGATATGCAAGACATTGAACAACGTTTATTGTCTCGATTTAAATGGGGATTATCTGCAGAATTACACCAGCCAGATTATGAAACACGTATTTCTATCTTAAAAAATATTTTATATAGAGATGGTGTCGAAATGCCTGATGAAATTGTAGAATATGTTGCTAAACACATTAAAACAAACGTTAGAGAATTAGAAGGTGCTATAATATCACTTATTGCACAATCTTCATTCAATAAACGTGAAGTTACTTTAGAATTAGCAAAACAAGTTGTAGAGAAATTTGTTAAGAATATCAAACGTGAAATTTCTATTGATTACATTCAAAAAGTTGTTTCCGATTATTTCCAAATAGACACAGAAACGTTAAAATCAAAAACGAGAAAACGTCATATTGTTCAAGCTAGACAATTAGCCATGTTTTTTGCAAAAAAATTCACAAAATCTTCATTAGCTAATATCGGCAACGTAATTGGAGATAGAGATCATGCTACTGTACTTCACGCTTGTAAAACAGTAGACAACCTTGTCGCTACTGACAAACAATTTAGAAAATTCGTAGAAGACATTAACAAGAAGTTAAGCGCTTAA